From the genome of Streptomyces sp. V1I1, one region includes:
- a CDS encoding phage tail sheath C-terminal domain-containing protein: MPTHMGYPGVYIEELPSSIRTIASVTTSVTAFVGHTRRGPLNQPVRVTSFADFERRFGGLTSQSAVSYAVHQFFGNGGTVAVIVRVAKAGTGEEACVTLHSTEGHSECPVLEVHAKEPGVWGSGLRVAVDHDTPTPDKTFNLHILDARGGARESFTGLSMHSGHGRFVETVVNAGSSLVRVKALDEDRPDPSGTVSKPFSAELPDLNVELKVKIGDVEREFTLYEPDHDGEPPRTVTELALLLERKLRALPDAPGKHAFAGAEVTAFGRRLQVVAGSVDPDDVVRFIGECANDLGLEASVNPPVFPLQGGKDGDPPGPRDLIGSEARKTGVQALRDVDDVNLLALPELSAYESTEDMVTVLSAAEQLCRERRIFLLVDSPSTWGSVDAARAGIGAFEPVRSSHAGLYFPHLQLTDPLTGRLRSFPPSGAIAGVIARTDGERGVWKAPAGTEARLAGVRSLTVKLTDRENGLLNPLGINCLRTFPVVGPLVWGARTLEGADALSSEWKYVPVRRLALHVEESLHRGLQWVVFEPNNEQLWQQIRLKASAYLNDLFRQGAFKGGTPREAYFVKCDKDTTTDADIDAGVVNVVIGIAPVKPAEFVIVKIQQMAGQFDLS, from the coding sequence ATGCCGACGCACATGGGCTATCCCGGCGTATACATCGAAGAACTTCCCAGCAGCATCCGGACCATCGCCTCGGTCACCACGTCGGTGACCGCGTTCGTGGGGCACACCCGCCGGGGTCCGCTCAACCAACCAGTGCGGGTCACCAGCTTCGCGGACTTCGAGCGGCGCTTCGGCGGACTCACCTCGCAGAGCGCGGTCAGTTACGCGGTGCACCAGTTCTTCGGCAACGGCGGTACGGTCGCGGTGATCGTCCGTGTCGCCAAGGCCGGCACCGGCGAGGAAGCGTGCGTCACGCTCCACTCCACCGAGGGGCACAGCGAGTGCCCGGTGCTGGAGGTGCACGCCAAGGAGCCCGGCGTCTGGGGCTCGGGCCTGCGGGTGGCCGTCGACCACGACACCCCCACCCCGGACAAGACGTTCAACCTGCATATCCTCGACGCCCGTGGCGGCGCCCGTGAGTCCTTCACCGGACTCTCGATGCACTCCGGCCACGGCCGCTTCGTGGAGACGGTCGTCAATGCCGGCTCCTCCCTCGTCCGGGTCAAGGCACTCGACGAGGACCGGCCCGACCCCTCCGGTACCGTCTCCAAGCCGTTCTCGGCCGAACTGCCGGACCTCAATGTCGAGTTGAAGGTCAAGATCGGAGACGTGGAGCGGGAGTTCACGCTCTACGAGCCCGACCACGACGGCGAGCCGCCGCGCACTGTCACCGAGCTCGCCCTGCTTCTTGAGCGCAAGCTGCGCGCGCTGCCCGACGCCCCCGGCAAGCACGCCTTCGCCGGAGCCGAGGTCACCGCCTTCGGCCGCCGCCTCCAGGTCGTGGCCGGGTCCGTCGACCCCGACGACGTGGTCCGCTTCATCGGCGAGTGCGCCAACGACCTGGGCCTGGAGGCCTCGGTCAACCCGCCCGTCTTCCCGCTCCAGGGCGGCAAGGACGGCGACCCGCCCGGGCCGCGCGACCTCATCGGCAGCGAGGCGCGCAAGACCGGCGTACAGGCGCTGCGCGACGTGGACGACGTCAACCTGCTGGCTCTGCCGGAGCTTTCGGCGTACGAGTCCACCGAGGACATGGTCACCGTGCTGTCCGCCGCCGAGCAGCTGTGCCGGGAGCGGCGGATCTTCCTGCTCGTCGACTCGCCGTCGACCTGGGGCAGCGTGGACGCGGCGCGGGCCGGGATCGGCGCGTTCGAGCCCGTGCGCAGCAGTCACGCGGGGCTGTACTTCCCGCATCTGCAGCTCACCGACCCGCTGACGGGGCGGCTTCGTTCCTTCCCGCCCTCGGGCGCGATCGCGGGCGTCATCGCCAGGACCGACGGCGAGCGCGGCGTATGGAAGGCGCCGGCCGGGACAGAGGCGCGGCTGGCCGGTGTGCGGTCGCTGACGGTCAAGCTCACCGACCGGGAGAACGGGCTGCTCAACCCGCTGGGCATCAACTGCCTGCGCACCTTCCCGGTGGTGGGTCCGCTGGTGTGGGGCGCGCGCACGCTCGAGGGCGCGGACGCGCTGAGTAGCGAGTGGAAGTACGTGCCGGTGCGCCGGCTCGCGCTGCATGTCGAGGAGAGCCTGCACCGCGGTCTGCAGTGGGTCGTCTTCGAGCCGAACAACGAGCAGTTGTGGCAGCAGATCCGGCTGAAGGCGTCGGCGTACCTCAACGACCTGTTCCGGCAGGGCGCGTTCAAGGGCGGCACGCCGCGCGAGGCGTACTTCGTCAAGTGCGACAAGGACACCACCACCGACGCCGACATCGACGCCGGAGTGGTCAATGTCGTGATCGGCATCGCGCCGGTCAAGCCGGCGGAGTTCGTGATCGTCAAGATCCAGCAGATGGCCGGACAGTTCGACCTCTCGTAA